In the Gemmatimonadaceae bacterium genome, one interval contains:
- a CDS encoding chemotaxis protein CheB, with translation MVFDLIVVGASWGGLDALTVLVRGLPPDFAVPLVIVQHRGADAEGFLSGLLQEWTGRKVLEPEDKDPIEPGHIYIAPANYHLLVETGHLSLTTEAPVRYSRPSIDVMFGSAAHAYGERLIGVVLTGANEDGSRGLQCVAEFGGYCVVQDPATAEAASMPAAALRRVPGAAVLPLSGIAAHLVDVARNGPPSEFVRATA, from the coding sequence GTGGTCTTCGACCTGATCGTCGTGGGCGCTTCGTGGGGCGGGCTCGATGCCCTGACGGTCCTTGTGCGCGGGCTGCCGCCGGACTTCGCCGTGCCGCTCGTGATTGTCCAGCACCGCGGCGCCGATGCCGAGGGCTTCCTCAGCGGCCTGCTGCAGGAGTGGACCGGCAGGAAAGTGCTCGAGCCCGAAGACAAGGATCCGATAGAGCCGGGACACATCTACATCGCGCCGGCGAACTATCACCTGCTCGTGGAGACCGGGCATCTCTCGCTCACCACCGAGGCGCCGGTGCGGTACAGCCGGCCTTCAATCGACGTGATGTTCGGATCCGCCGCGCACGCGTACGGCGAGCGCCTGATCGGCGTGGTGCTGACCGGCGCGAACGAGGACGGCTCGCGCGGGCTCCAGTGCGTGGCCGAGTTCGGCGGGTACTGCGTCGTGCAGGACCCGGCGACCGCGGAAGCCGCGAGCATGCCGGCAGCGGCGCTGCGGCGGGTGCCCGGCGCGGCGGTGCTACCCCTGTCCGGCATCGCCGCCCACCTCGTGGACGTCGCCAGAAACGGACCCCCCTCCGAATTCGTGCGAGCGACCGCGTGA
- a CDS encoding ATP-binding protein: MSDSAEKVNILIVDDRPKNLLALEAILEPLNEKLVRANSGEEALRELLLRDFAVILLDVQMPGMNGLETAQYIKARERSRSIPILFLTAINKEESYVFKAYEVGAVDYLFKPFDPEILRSKVAVFVDLWRKQEQIQTQEERIRLSEKRELELQHRTTLLETEARSAEELATVNDELQRRQYELERAITARSRFYASMSHELRTPINAVLGYSTLMLDGIYGPLNEKQREGLERTHRAAKHLLELVNDVLDLSKIEAGKIELAMQPVQFPSLVEDLFVTVAPFAAENKTKLDLDMEGPPVTIVSDPRRIRQVMLNLVSNAIKFGGGNPVRVVSRGTPDGGVQIEVNDAGAGIPEEDLTRIFDEFVQLGQSAQPGTGLGLPISRRLVELLGGKLELESEVGKGSCFRVTLPPGVAVSEDGAEPEMVETGSQSAA; this comes from the coding sequence GTGAGCGATTCCGCCGAAAAGGTCAACATCCTCATCGTGGATGACCGCCCGAAGAATCTGCTCGCGCTCGAAGCGATCCTCGAGCCGCTGAACGAGAAGCTCGTGCGCGCGAATTCCGGCGAGGAAGCGCTGCGCGAGCTGCTGCTGCGGGACTTCGCCGTGATTCTGCTCGACGTGCAGATGCCGGGGATGAACGGTCTCGAGACGGCGCAATACATCAAGGCCCGCGAGCGGTCGAGGTCGATCCCGATCCTCTTCCTGACCGCGATCAACAAGGAGGAATCGTACGTGTTCAAGGCGTACGAGGTCGGAGCGGTCGACTACCTGTTCAAGCCGTTCGATCCCGAGATACTCCGCTCCAAGGTGGCGGTGTTCGTCGACCTCTGGCGCAAGCAGGAGCAGATCCAGACGCAGGAGGAGCGGATCCGGCTATCGGAGAAGCGCGAGCTGGAGCTGCAGCACCGCACGACTCTGCTGGAAACCGAGGCGCGGTCGGCGGAGGAGCTCGCGACCGTGAACGACGAGCTGCAGCGGCGGCAGTACGAGCTGGAGCGCGCGATCACGGCGCGCAGCAGGTTCTACGCGTCCATGAGCCACGAGCTGCGCACGCCGATCAACGCCGTGCTCGGCTACAGCACCCTCATGCTGGACGGCATCTACGGCCCGCTGAACGAGAAGCAGCGCGAAGGGCTGGAGCGCACGCATCGCGCCGCCAAGCACCTGCTCGAGCTGGTGAACGACGTCCTCGACCTCTCCAAGATCGAGGCGGGCAAGATCGAGCTCGCCATGCAGCCCGTGCAGTTCCCCAGCCTGGTGGAGGACCTGTTCGTCACGGTCGCGCCGTTCGCGGCGGAGAACAAGACGAAGCTCGACCTCGACATGGAAGGGCCGCCCGTGACCATCGTGTCGGATCCCCGGCGGATCCGGCAGGTCATGCTGAATCTCGTGTCGAACGCGATCAAGTTCGGCGGCGGAAACCCGGTGCGGGTCGTGAGCCGCGGCACTCCGGACGGCGGCGTGCAGATCGAGGTGAACGACGCCGGCGCCGGAATTCCCGAGGAGGACCTGACGCGGATCTTCGACGAGTTCGTGCAGCTCGGGCAATCGGCGCAGCCGGGCACGGGGCTCGGACTTCCGATCTCGCGCCGGCTCGTCGAGCTGCTCGGCGGCAAGCTGGAGCTGGAATCCGAGGTCGGCAAAGGAAGCTGCTTTCGGGTGACGCTTCCGCCAGGGGTCGCTGTCAGTGAAGACGGCGCCGAGCCGGAAATGGTGGAAACGGGTTCCCAGTCCGCCGCCTGA
- a CDS encoding 2-oxoglutarate dehydrogenase E1 component translates to MPLPMAGAFNDGLIAEQWERFQRDPASVDESWRQYFRFAQSLAGTGEAGVGEADASLLRKVAGAAGLVAAIRAFGHLAFQRDPLGGQPTGTPELTPEFHGIAEEDLASVPGSALGFPQATAADVIAHLRRLYSGSMGLEFEHLGRATEREWLRNAVESGSLNEPLAAEEKIALLRRLTEVEGLERFIGRAYQGYKRFSIEGTDALVPMLDEVIRRSEDAGAREIAMSMAHRGRINVLAHILGKPYTAIFAEFEGKHAATNSPDGTGDVKYHLGARGEYPLSEDEAAAVTLVPNPSHLEFVNPVLAGVARALQRVPDEPGRHDESTIVPICIHGDAAFPGEGVVAETLNLSRLRGYRVGGTIHIIVNNQIGFTTDVKDGRSTRYAGDLAKGFEIPIVHVNADDANSCVRVAQLAVAFRTKFAKDFLVNLVGYRRHGHNETDEPSFTQPVMYARIKSHPTARQVWASRLVAEGLVAEEQVAAIEAEVNAKFEAAHAEAQADEDPAEQTKLDPNGGGAVATAVRADRLVAMNERLLTWPKEFKVNPRLAKNLARRRDALGDAGGIDWGHAEALAFASIVTDGVSIRFTGQDAERGTFSHRQAVLHDAETNETYVPLKNLPDAKGAFQIYNSPLSETAVLGFEYGFSTAAPDALVLWEAQFGDFVNVAQPMIDQFIASDHAKWGQDSSVVLLLPHGYEGQGPEHSSARLERFLQLCAEGNMRVAYPSTPAQYFHILRRQAHQKQRRPLILLQPKSLLRMPEAASRLADLSDGAFQCVIDDPGRAEGRDQVKRLVFCTGKIYYDLIAGGPPPEVAVVRVEELYPWPHEDVTRVVDAYPNVAEVVWAQEEPKNMGAWTYVAPLLRVSTGDALVTRYIGRPERASPSEGYAASHTAEQKRIVTSVLSLAQPARGRRSALASS, encoded by the coding sequence ATGCCTCTTCCCATGGCGGGCGCGTTCAACGACGGCCTCATCGCCGAGCAGTGGGAGCGCTTTCAGCGCGATCCCGCGTCGGTCGACGAGAGCTGGCGGCAATACTTCCGGTTCGCGCAGTCGCTCGCGGGAACGGGCGAAGCCGGCGTCGGCGAGGCCGACGCGTCGCTGCTGCGGAAAGTCGCGGGCGCCGCCGGACTCGTGGCCGCGATCCGCGCGTTCGGTCACCTCGCGTTCCAGCGCGACCCGCTCGGCGGCCAGCCCACGGGAACTCCCGAGCTCACGCCGGAATTCCACGGCATCGCGGAAGAAGACCTCGCGTCGGTGCCCGGCTCGGCGCTCGGATTTCCGCAGGCCACGGCCGCCGATGTCATCGCGCACCTCCGTCGGCTCTACAGCGGATCCATGGGGCTCGAGTTCGAGCACCTCGGTCGCGCGACGGAGCGCGAGTGGCTGCGGAACGCGGTCGAATCCGGTTCGCTGAACGAGCCGCTCGCGGCGGAAGAGAAGATCGCGCTGCTCCGCCGGCTCACCGAAGTCGAGGGGTTGGAGCGGTTCATCGGGCGGGCGTATCAGGGCTACAAGCGCTTCTCCATCGAGGGAACCGACGCGCTCGTGCCGATGCTGGACGAGGTCATTCGCCGGTCCGAGGACGCCGGCGCGCGCGAGATCGCGATGTCCATGGCGCACCGCGGCCGGATCAACGTCCTCGCGCACATACTCGGCAAGCCGTACACGGCCATCTTCGCCGAGTTCGAGGGCAAGCACGCCGCGACGAACAGCCCCGACGGAACCGGCGACGTCAAATATCATCTCGGCGCGCGCGGCGAGTATCCGCTTTCGGAAGACGAGGCCGCGGCCGTCACGCTGGTGCCGAACCCGAGCCATCTCGAGTTCGTCAACCCGGTGCTCGCGGGCGTCGCGCGCGCGTTGCAGCGCGTACCGGACGAGCCGGGCAGGCACGACGAGTCCACGATCGTTCCGATCTGTATTCACGGCGACGCCGCCTTTCCGGGCGAGGGCGTGGTGGCCGAAACGCTCAACCTCTCCCGGCTGCGCGGCTATCGCGTGGGTGGGACGATTCACATCATCGTGAACAATCAGATCGGCTTCACGACCGACGTGAAGGACGGGCGGTCCACGCGCTACGCCGGCGATCTCGCGAAGGGGTTCGAGATTCCGATCGTGCACGTCAACGCCGACGACGCGAACTCGTGCGTCAGGGTGGCGCAGCTCGCCGTCGCCTTCCGGACGAAGTTTGCCAAGGACTTCCTGGTCAATCTCGTGGGCTACCGGCGGCACGGCCACAACGAGACCGACGAGCCGTCGTTCACGCAGCCCGTGATGTACGCGCGGATCAAGTCGCACCCCACGGCGCGCCAGGTCTGGGCGTCGCGGCTCGTGGCGGAAGGATTGGTGGCCGAAGAGCAGGTCGCGGCGATCGAGGCCGAGGTGAACGCGAAGTTCGAGGCGGCGCACGCCGAGGCGCAGGCCGACGAGGACCCGGCGGAGCAGACGAAGCTGGATCCGAACGGCGGCGGGGCCGTCGCGACGGCCGTGCGCGCGGACAGGCTGGTCGCCATGAACGAGCGGCTGCTCACCTGGCCGAAGGAGTTCAAGGTCAATCCGCGGCTGGCGAAGAATCTCGCGCGCCGGCGGGACGCGCTGGGTGATGCCGGCGGGATCGATTGGGGTCACGCGGAAGCGCTCGCGTTCGCTTCCATAGTGACCGACGGCGTGTCGATCAGGTTCACCGGGCAGGACGCGGAGCGGGGGACGTTCTCGCACCGGCAGGCGGTGCTGCACGACGCGGAGACCAACGAGACGTACGTGCCGCTGAAGAATCTGCCCGACGCGAAGGGCGCGTTCCAGATCTACAACAGCCCGCTGTCCGAGACGGCGGTGCTCGGCTTCGAGTACGGCTTCAGCACCGCGGCGCCGGACGCGCTGGTGCTGTGGGAAGCGCAGTTCGGCGACTTCGTGAACGTGGCGCAGCCGATGATCGACCAGTTCATCGCGTCTGATCACGCGAAGTGGGGGCAGGACTCGAGCGTCGTGCTGCTGCTGCCGCACGGGTACGAGGGGCAGGGTCCGGAGCACTCGAGCGCGCGGCTGGAGCGGTTCCTGCAGCTCTGCGCCGAGGGGAACATGCGCGTCGCGTACCCATCCACGCCCGCGCAGTACTTCCACATCCTGCGGCGGCAAGCGCATCAGAAGCAGCGGCGGCCGCTGATTCTGCTGCAGCCCAAGAGCCTGCTACGCATGCCGGAGGCGGCGTCCCGACTCGCGGATCTCTCCGACGGCGCGTTCCAGTGCGTGATCGACGACCCGGGCCGCGCCGAGGGACGCGATCAGGTCAAGCGTCTCGTGTTCTGCACCGGCAAGATCTATTACGATCTAATCGCCGGCGGGCCGCCGCCGGAGGTCGCGGTCGTGCGCGTCGAGGAGCTGTACCCGTGGCCGCACGAGGACGTGACGCGCGTGGTGGATGCGTATCCCAACGTCGCGGAAGTCGTGTGGGCGCAGGAAGAGCCGAAGAACATGGGAGCGTGGACGTACGTCGCTCCGCTGCTGCGCGTATCTACGGGGGACGCTCTCGTCACGCGGTACATCGGCCGGCCGGAGCGCGCGAGCCCGTCGGAGGGGTACGCCGCGTCGCATACCGCGGAGCAAAAGCGCATCGTCACGTCGGTGCTGTCGCTCGCGCAGCCGGCGCGCGGCCGCAGGAGTGCCTTAGCATCTTCGTGA
- a CDS encoding PIG-L family deacetylase: MSLRLGAVLLALIVSAPALRAQDHGAAALARAVALLGPETPRVLYIAAHPDDEDVRLITWLSRSGRAEVAYLSLTRGDGGQNLIGNELGEALGVLRTQELLAARRIDGAKQFFARAYDFGYSKSAEETYTHWPRDSLLNDVVRVVRAFRPHVIVATFSGTPRDAHGQHQVSGQLARDAYDLAGDVARFPVAEYGEPWTPLKLYRNAGFYPDGPHVLMNVGEYDPLSGMSYDQIASVSRSHHKSQGLRGNYRLGEVTSRYFREASRVTPEIPREQERSVLDGLPGVVRNGSSGSGNRSAAATVDVRSPPSAIPYIALHAPRNDDERARYERAAIAATGLAFEALAPRSYVALGDSIVLDYALHNRGTVPVTIDSAAGAFPSETVAPGKSVRWKGTLRPARKLEPWWLKQPRVGDMFAGPPPAASDDQIAQADWPRVKVRVEGLPRPVALNAHPVHRLSEGFYGDLYSPLVAAPGITVTPSPAHSFARAGTRFERDVYVSVRSSFDAEKTVSVRLDLPSGLSASPAVAQLTLPSGATRTVVFRITGTAPPGEHRLRLRAESDGEVFGEAVRIVDYPHISLQQMYEPAEIKLHAVPVEVPSGLSVGYIAGRADAGPQVLRELGVPVTLIEPAEIPRLDLARFPVIVIGPRMYEASADLLEHNGRLLEYANNGGRLVVQFGQYMMSGAGILPYRITISRPPDRVTDENAPVTITDPAARELTYPNRITLADFEGWVQERATFMPDEFDPRYRTMLAMNDPGEPPVNSSILVAPVGRGTYVYVTLALFRQLEDGVPGAVRLFVNLLAP; encoded by the coding sequence GTGAGCCTGCGGCTCGGAGCCGTACTCCTCGCGCTGATCGTCTCGGCGCCGGCGCTGCGCGCGCAGGACCACGGCGCCGCGGCGCTGGCGAGAGCCGTCGCGCTGCTCGGACCGGAGACGCCGCGCGTGTTGTACATCGCCGCGCATCCGGACGACGAGGACGTGCGGCTCATCACCTGGCTGTCGCGCAGCGGCCGCGCCGAGGTGGCGTACCTGTCGCTCACGCGCGGCGACGGCGGGCAGAACCTCATCGGCAACGAGCTCGGCGAAGCGCTTGGCGTGCTCCGCACGCAGGAGCTGCTGGCGGCACGGCGGATCGACGGAGCGAAGCAGTTTTTCGCCCGCGCGTACGATTTCGGTTACTCCAAGAGCGCGGAAGAGACGTACACGCACTGGCCGCGGGATTCGCTGCTCAACGACGTCGTCCGGGTCGTGCGCGCGTTCCGCCCGCACGTGATCGTGGCCACGTTCTCCGGCACGCCGCGCGACGCGCACGGCCAGCACCAGGTGTCGGGGCAGCTCGCGCGCGACGCGTATGATCTCGCGGGCGACGTCGCGCGGTTCCCGGTCGCGGAGTACGGCGAGCCGTGGACTCCGCTCAAGCTGTACCGCAACGCCGGATTCTATCCCGACGGTCCGCACGTGCTGATGAACGTCGGCGAGTACGATCCGCTGAGCGGGATGTCGTACGACCAGATCGCGAGCGTGAGCCGGTCGCACCACAAATCGCAGGGGCTTCGCGGTAACTACCGGCTCGGAGAAGTGACGAGCCGGTACTTCCGGGAAGCTTCGCGCGTGACGCCCGAGATCCCGCGCGAGCAGGAGCGGTCGGTGCTCGACGGCCTGCCGGGCGTCGTTCGGAACGGCTCCAGCGGGAGCGGCAATCGCTCGGCCGCCGCGACGGTGGACGTCCGCTCGCCGCCTTCCGCCATTCCGTACATCGCCCTGCACGCGCCGCGCAACGACGACGAGCGCGCGCGGTACGAGCGCGCGGCGATCGCGGCAACGGGTCTCGCGTTCGAGGCGCTCGCCCCGCGTTCGTACGTCGCGCTCGGCGACAGCATCGTGCTCGATTACGCGCTGCACAATCGTGGCACGGTCCCGGTCACGATTGACTCCGCGGCGGGCGCGTTCCCATCCGAGACCGTTGCGCCAGGCAAGTCGGTGCGCTGGAAGGGCACGCTCCGTCCCGCGCGCAAGCTCGAGCCGTGGTGGCTGAAGCAGCCGCGCGTCGGCGACATGTTCGCCGGTCCGCCTCCGGCCGCGTCGGACGACCAGATCGCGCAGGCCGACTGGCCCCGGGTGAAGGTGCGCGTCGAGGGACTGCCGCGGCCGGTCGCGCTGAACGCGCACCCGGTGCACCGGCTGAGCGAGGGGTTCTACGGCGACTTGTACTCTCCGCTCGTGGCCGCGCCGGGCATCACGGTGACGCCGTCGCCGGCACACTCCTTCGCGCGCGCGGGGACGCGTTTCGAGCGCGACGTGTATGTCAGCGTGCGGTCGAGCTTCGACGCCGAGAAGACCGTTTCGGTCAGACTCGATCTTCCATCGGGACTGTCGGCATCGCCGGCGGTCGCCCAATTGACGCTGCCGTCCGGCGCGACACGCACGGTCGTCTTCCGGATCACCGGCACCGCGCCGCCGGGCGAGCATCGGCTGAGGTTGCGCGCCGAGTCGGACGGCGAGGTGTTCGGTGAGGCCGTGAGGATCGTCGATTATCCGCACATCTCGCTGCAGCAGATGTACGAGCCGGCGGAGATCAAGTTGCATGCGGTGCCGGTAGAAGTTCCGTCCGGTCTCTCGGTCGGCTACATCGCCGGGAGGGCCGACGCGGGGCCGCAGGTGCTGCGCGAGCTGGGCGTGCCGGTCACGCTGATCGAGCCGGCGGAGATTCCGCGCCTCGATCTCGCGCGCTTCCCGGTAATCGTGATCGGGCCGCGCATGTACGAAGCGAGCGCGGATCTCCTCGAGCACAACGGCCGGCTGCTGGAGTACGCCAACAACGGCGGGCGCCTGGTCGTGCAGTTCGGGCAATACATGATGAGCGGCGCGGGGATTCTGCCGTACCGCATCACGATCTCGCGCCCTCCCGATCGCGTCACGGACGAGAACGCGCCTGTGACGATCACCGACCCGGCCGCGCGCGAGCTGACCTACCCGAATCGGATAACGCTCGCGGATTTCGAGGGCTGGGTGCAGGAGCGCGCGACGTTCATGCCGGACGAGTTCGACCCACGCTATCGCACCATGCTGGCGATGAACGATCCCGGCGAGCCGCCCGTGAACTCGTCCATTCTCGTGGCGCCGGTGGGCCGCGGAACCTACGTGTACGTGACGCTCGCGCTGTTCCGCCAGCTGGAGGACGGAGTGCCGGGCGCGGTGCGCCTGTTCGTGAATCTGCTGGCGCCATGA
- a CDS encoding extracellular solute-binding protein, which produces MRGAIGCWLLALGNCLRRSSYPLLPTANSQQLTAVVLCLALAACSGDGRTVLTVYSPHGKDLLGYMETEFEKANPSVDVQWVDMGSQEVLDRIRAEGANPQADVWFGAPAEAFDRAARENLLEPYTPTWSAAVDGEARHPQHLWYGTYLTPEVIGYNSEALSAAEAPQDWDDVLDPKWKGKLLIRDPVASGTMRAIFGAIMLRSLAQTGSEEAGYDWLRRLDANTREYVLNPTILYQKLGRQEGIVTLWDMPDIATLQQRTRIPVDYVIPASGTPLLVDAIAIVRGTDQPAVAREYYEFVTSEPVLLESAKRFLRIPARTDLHTDSLPAWIRDANARIKPMPMDREILARDLDRWMKYWDANIRNQSRRR; this is translated from the coding sequence ATGAGGGGAGCTATTGGCTGTTGGCTATTGGCTCTTGGTAACTGCCTACGCCGCAGCTCATATCCGCTGTTGCCAACAGCCAACAGCCAACAGCTAACAGCTGTTGTTCTTTGCCTCGCATTAGCGGCGTGTTCCGGCGATGGACGTACCGTACTTACGGTCTATTCACCCCACGGCAAGGACCTGCTCGGCTACATGGAGACGGAGTTCGAGAAAGCCAATCCGTCGGTGGACGTGCAGTGGGTGGACATGGGGTCGCAGGAAGTGCTCGACCGGATTCGCGCCGAGGGCGCGAATCCGCAGGCGGACGTCTGGTTCGGCGCGCCGGCGGAAGCGTTCGACCGCGCTGCCCGCGAGAACCTGCTCGAGCCGTATACACCGACCTGGTCGGCCGCCGTGGACGGCGAAGCTCGGCATCCGCAGCATCTCTGGTACGGCACGTATCTCACGCCGGAGGTGATCGGCTACAACAGCGAGGCGCTGAGCGCGGCCGAGGCGCCGCAGGACTGGGACGACGTGCTCGATCCGAAGTGGAAGGGGAAGCTGCTCATCCGCGACCCGGTGGCTTCCGGGACGATGCGCGCTATCTTCGGCGCCATCATGCTGCGCTCGCTCGCGCAGACGGGATCAGAGGAGGCCGGTTACGACTGGCTGCGGCGGCTGGACGCGAACACACGCGAGTACGTGCTCAACCCGACGATCCTGTACCAGAAGCTCGGGCGGCAGGAGGGGATCGTCACGCTCTGGGACATGCCCGACATCGCGACGCTGCAGCAGCGGACGCGGATCCCCGTGGACTACGTGATTCCCGCGAGCGGCACGCCGTTGCTGGTGGACGCAATCGCGATCGTGCGCGGCACCGATCAGCCCGCGGTTGCGCGAGAGTACTACGAGTTCGTGACCAGCGAGCCCGTGCTGCTCGAGTCGGCGAAGAGATTCCTGCGCATCCCGGCGCGAACCGATCTGCACACGGATTCGCTGCCGGCCTGGATCCGCGACGCGAACGCGCGCATCAAGCCGATGCCGATGGACCGCGAGATCCTCGCGCGCGATCTCGACCGGTGGATGAAGTACTGGGACGCCAACATCCGAAACCAATCGCGCCGTAGGTGA
- a CDS encoding ABC transporter ATP-binding protein, whose amino-acid sequence MRDAAAGAAGSGGTLSLRNITRRFGAHTAVDDVSLDVAPGELLALVGASGSGKTTTLRIAAGYEHPDSGSVHIGEREITRLPPQKRAFGMVFQHYALFPHMSVEQNIAFGLEARGVPRKERLEKARAALTGVGLGGAGGRPVQSLSGGEQQRVAVARALVIEPRALLLDEPLSNLDPILRQSMRDDLSALLRRADVPALLVTHDQEDAFAIADRIAVLHKGRILQTGTPAQLYNNPASLEVARFIGRGTLVPCTIGDGRATITIHDHALSFPVAGTATRLAGRPSHAMLRPELLELAAADSADAWTGVVLARRFAGSTIVYRVELAPEVVVEVPSSDDSSHIGDRVGVRSRGNPVPVCGD is encoded by the coding sequence ATGCGTGATGCAGCGGCCGGCGCAGCCGGCTCCGGCGGCACGCTCTCGCTTCGCAACATCACCCGCCGGTTCGGCGCGCACACGGCGGTGGACGACGTGTCGCTCGACGTCGCCCCCGGGGAGTTGCTGGCGCTCGTCGGCGCGTCCGGGTCGGGCAAGACCACCACGCTGCGCATCGCGGCGGGTTACGAGCACCCCGACAGCGGCTCCGTGCACATCGGCGAGCGGGAGATTACCCGGCTCCCTCCGCAGAAGCGCGCGTTCGGCATGGTGTTCCAGCACTACGCTCTGTTCCCGCACATGAGCGTCGAGCAGAACATTGCGTTCGGACTCGAAGCCCGCGGCGTCCCCAGGAAGGAGCGGCTGGAGAAAGCGCGCGCGGCGCTCACTGGTGTCGGACTCGGCGGCGCGGGGGGTCGCCCGGTGCAGTCGCTCTCCGGCGGTGAGCAGCAGCGCGTGGCGGTCGCGCGCGCGCTGGTGATCGAGCCGCGGGCGCTGCTGCTCGACGAGCCGCTGTCGAACCTCGATCCGATTCTCCGGCAGTCTATGCGCGACGACCTCAGCGCGCTGTTGCGCCGCGCGGACGTGCCCGCGCTGCTGGTGACGCACGATCAGGAGGACGCGTTCGCCATCGCCGACCGGATTGCCGTACTGCACAAGGGGCGCATCCTCCAGACCGGGACGCCCGCGCAGCTGTACAACAATCCGGCTTCGCTCGAAGTCGCGCGCTTCATCGGGCGCGGAACGCTGGTGCCGTGCACGATAGGCGACGGCCGCGCCACGATCACGATTCACGATCACGCGCTGTCGTTTCCGGTGGCCGGTACCGCCACCCGGCTCGCCGGCCGGCCCTCGCACGCGATGCTCCGGCCCGAGCTACTGGAGCTGGCCGCTGCCGACTCGGCGGATGCATGGACCGGAGTAGTGCTCGCGCGGCGCTTCGCCGGGTCGACGATCGTGTATCGCGTGGAGCTGGCCCCGGAAGTCGTCGTGGAAGTGCCGAGCAGCGACGACAGCTCGCACATCGGGGACCGGGTCGGCGTGCGATCGCGCGGCAACCCGGTGCCGGTGTGCGGAGACTAG
- a CDS encoding iron ABC transporter permease: MRRPTTGTWLLAVPVLALLLWSVVYPNAAVIFGSFEGGLAHWREFLASPADREALNSTLIISVASVFAALIIGVPLAFLLTRFEFPGRRALRIVATLPAALPPLVGVIAFLFLYGESGVVTRGVQNLLGMDESPWRLTGIWAIVFVHAYTMYVFVFLFVSAGLERFDSSLDEAAAGLGASPRHRLRRVTLPLLLPAIAGSMLLVFMNSLGSFSAPYVFGGGIRVLSTQILASKLNGAMGLAYVETTVLALSAIAALALFRVLQRKRRVVSTGKGSVTRRVIRSRSLQVLLAVAGAGIVIALILPHLMVILVSFARDGVWTTQVLPPEYTLENYRRLATDAQLWRPISNSVVMALIATAANIVVCFVAAYLLVLRRFSARPLLGLLVALPWAIPATAIALGLAATFNVNDLSTGRIVLVGTFWILPLAYFIRNIPLVATAAESSLRQLDPALEDAARGLGASWWLTMRKVVIPAARPGLIAGGLLAAVTAVGEFVASIVLYTHANRPISIEILAQLRALAFGTAAAYSVLLILLVLAMAIGARTVEEQYA, encoded by the coding sequence ATGAGGCGGCCGACGACGGGGACGTGGCTCCTGGCCGTTCCCGTCCTGGCTCTGCTGCTCTGGTCCGTGGTGTACCCGAACGCCGCGGTGATATTCGGCAGTTTCGAGGGCGGGCTGGCGCACTGGCGCGAGTTCCTGGCGAGCCCGGCCGATCGCGAGGCGCTGAACAGCACACTCATCATCTCCGTGGCTTCAGTCTTTGCCGCGCTGATCATCGGCGTGCCGCTCGCGTTCCTGCTGACGCGGTTCGAGTTCCCCGGCCGGCGCGCACTGAGAATCGTGGCGACGCTCCCCGCCGCGTTGCCGCCGCTCGTCGGCGTCATCGCGTTTCTGTTTCTGTACGGCGAGAGCGGGGTGGTCACGCGCGGGGTGCAGAACTTGTTGGGCATGGACGAATCGCCTTGGCGACTGACGGGGATCTGGGCGATCGTGTTCGTCCACGCGTACACGATGTACGTCTTCGTCTTTCTGTTCGTCTCCGCGGGTCTCGAAAGGTTCGACAGCAGCCTCGACGAAGCAGCCGCGGGCCTCGGCGCGTCGCCGCGCCACCGGCTCCGCCGAGTGACTCTGCCGCTGCTGCTCCCCGCGATCGCCGGCTCGATGCTGCTCGTATTCATGAACTCGCTCGGCTCGTTCTCCGCGCCGTACGTGTTCGGCGGCGGAATTCGCGTGCTGTCCACGCAGATCCTCGCGTCCAAGCTGAACGGAGCGATGGGGCTCGCGTACGTCGAGACCACAGTGCTCGCGCTCAGCGCGATCGCGGCCCTGGCGCTGTTCCGCGTGCTACAGCGAAAGCGCAGGGTGGTCAGCACGGGGAAAGGCTCCGTGACCAGGCGCGTGATTCGCTCGCGCTCATTGCAGGTTCTGCTCGCTGTCGCGGGAGCGGGCATCGTCATCGCGCTGATCCTGCCACATCTGATGGTCATACTGGTTTCCTTCGCGCGCGACGGGGTGTGGACCACGCAGGTACTTCCGCCCGAGTACACGCTGGAGAACTACCGCCGGCTCGCGACCGACGCGCAGCTCTGGCGGCCGATCTCGAACAGCGTCGTCATGGCGCTGATCGCCACGGCGGCGAACATCGTCGTGTGCTTCGTCGCGGCGTACCTGCTCGTGCTGCGACGCTTCAGCGCGCGCCCGCTGCTCGGCCTGCTCGTCGCGCTGCCGTGGGCGATACCGGCCACGGCAATCGCGCTCGGCCTTGCGGCCACGTTCAACGTCAACGATCTCTCGACCGGCCGGATCGTCCTGGTCGGAACATTCTGGATCCTCCCGCTCGCGTACTTCATCCGCAACATCCCGCTGGTCGCGACCGCCGCGGAGAGCTCGCTCAGGCAGCTCGATCCGGCTCTCGAAGACGCGGCGCGGGGGCTGGGAGCGTCGTGGTGGCTGACTATGCGAAAGGTCGTGATCCCCGCCGCGCGTCCGGGACTCATAGCCGGCGGGCTGCTCGCCGCGGTGACGGCGGTCGGCGAGTTCGTCGCGAGCATCGTGCTGTACACCCACGCCAACCGCCCGATCTCGATCGAGATCCTCGCGCAGCTGCGCGCGCTCGCGTTCGGCACCGCGGCTGCGTATAGCGTCCTACTGATTCTGCTGGTTCTCGCCATGGCGATAGGCGCGAGGACCGTCGAGGAGCAGTACGCGTGA